Proteins encoded by one window of Salvia splendens isolate huo1 chromosome 5, SspV2, whole genome shotgun sequence:
- the LOC121803311 gene encoding uncharacterized protein LOC121803311 isoform X1, with translation MFVLFDMCPVLAFDTVCYISTGSSQRELHHWRFLSLASLLSFAYYLSSIYVLLHTASVLAVLKKKKACPYSYCRFIEGCSDMELSLEDSRILANCISGQIYDSDPIEFTKDLGARFALRRSILRMPGLSKLVSLVAKGVTSSLDALFITRK, from the exons atgtttgttttatttgataTGTGCCCGGTATTAGCCTTTGATACTGTCTGCTATATTTCTACAGGTTCATCCCAGAGAGAGCTACATCACTGGCGTTTTCTGTCCTTGGCGAGCTTGTTAAGCTTTGCATATTACCTATCATCTATCTATGTTCTTCTTCACACAGCTTCAGTTTTGGcagttttaaagaaaaaaaaagcatgCCCTTATTCTTACTGCCGA TTTATAGAAGGATGTTCTGATATGGAGCTCAGCCTG GAGGATAGTAGAATTCTTGCAAACTGCATCTCGGGTCAGATCTATGATTCTGATCCTATTGAATTTACTAAGGACCTCGGTGCTCGATTTGCTTTGCGCCGCTCCATTCTCAGAATGCCTGGATTGTCAAAACTAGTATCGTTAGTTGCAAAAGGTGTTACTTCAAGTTTGGATGCTTTATTTATTACTAG aaaatga
- the LOC121803311 gene encoding uncharacterized protein LOC121803311 isoform X2, whose amino-acid sequence MKRIWIVTVEFIEGCSDMELSLEDSRILANCISGQIYDSDPIEFTKDLGARFALRRSILRMPGLSKLVSLVAKGVTSSLDALFITRK is encoded by the exons ATGAAAAGAATTTGGATTGTGACTGTGGAA TTTATAGAAGGATGTTCTGATATGGAGCTCAGCCTG GAGGATAGTAGAATTCTTGCAAACTGCATCTCGGGTCAGATCTATGATTCTGATCCTATTGAATTTACTAAGGACCTCGGTGCTCGATTTGCTTTGCGCCGCTCCATTCTCAGAATGCCTGGATTGTCAAAACTAGTATCGTTAGTTGCAAAAGGTGTTACTTCAAGTTTGGATGCTTTATTTATTACTAG aaaatga